In Devosia litorisediminis, one genomic interval encodes:
- a CDS encoding FAD:protein FMN transferase — protein MPKMSISMNAATATQPRVALNGPAMGTRWSAIAYPPSGIEPAALQAALAAACDLVDTQMSTWKPRSDLMRLNAAPVGHWHAIPDALANVLALGEGVRQQSAGRFDMAVLDATNAWGFGPSGETGAQTRIGNPRFKSQLELDMRGLRARRLAPVSFDLSGIAKGFAVDLMARCMEDHGVANYLVSIDGELQAGGYRGDGQPWSIALEAPVADKREIVSRILLHNGSLATSGNYRHRRLVAGRWLSHTMDPGKGQPVENGLLSVTVRAPDCVLADAWATALMVAGETDAPRLCAANGLDAILITASADGFATQGLGAFAPASRESASI, from the coding sequence ATGCCGAAGATGTCTATTAGCATGAATGCGGCTACTGCAACGCAACCCCGAGTGGCGCTGAACGGGCCAGCTATGGGAACGCGGTGGTCTGCCATCGCCTATCCACCTAGTGGCATAGAACCGGCAGCGCTGCAGGCAGCCCTGGCTGCAGCCTGTGATCTTGTTGATACCCAGATGTCGACCTGGAAACCACGCTCCGATCTGATGCGCCTCAACGCTGCGCCTGTCGGACACTGGCATGCGATCCCTGACGCTCTGGCCAATGTTCTGGCGCTTGGTGAGGGCGTACGCCAGCAATCAGCCGGACGCTTCGATATGGCCGTGCTGGACGCTACCAATGCCTGGGGCTTCGGTCCCTCGGGGGAGACGGGCGCCCAAACCAGAATTGGCAACCCGCGCTTCAAATCGCAGCTCGAACTCGACATGCGAGGCCTGCGCGCCAGGCGCCTCGCGCCGGTCAGCTTTGATCTTTCCGGCATCGCCAAGGGCTTTGCGGTGGATCTGATGGCGCGGTGCATGGAAGACCATGGCGTAGCCAACTATCTGGTTTCGATAGATGGTGAACTGCAGGCCGGCGGTTATCGCGGCGATGGGCAACCCTGGTCCATCGCGTTGGAGGCCCCGGTGGCCGATAAACGGGAGATCGTCTCCCGCATATTGCTACACAATGGATCGCTGGCCACCTCGGGCAATTACCGGCATCGTCGCCTCGTGGCGGGGCGCTGGCTCAGTCACACCATGGATCCAGGTAAAGGACAGCCAGTCGAAAACGGTTTGCTGTCGGTTACCGTTCGTGCCCCCGATTGCGTCCTCGCCGATGCCTGGGCCACGGCCCTGATGGTAGCCGGCGAGACCGATGCTCCACGGCTCTGCGCCGCCAATGGCTTGGACGCTATATTGATAACCGCCAGCGCCGATGGCTTCGCGACCCAGGGCCTTGGCGCCTTCGCGCCAGCGAGCCGTGAATCCGCATCAATATAG
- a CDS encoding PepSY domain-containing protein, which translates to MLRCLHSIPGLLAALVVSFMAITGAVLSLQPLVERVFAPAGNEMSVATLVDRVLAHQPQTESVVRSASGAVTAYVANLGIGIDPVTGASLGPVEHSALFTFFTELHRSLFLGDGGRVVAGVAAVAMVILATSGIALLINRMGGWKQLFATARGTLSQRLHVELARLAVICLLLSAMTGVYLTLVTFGIVSDGGQGFGFPPYGSGEMPAPIASLSALQEVPISDLRSIILPMADDTQDVFTVTTSAGTGYVDQASGALLDFTPNAPMQTLYEAIYTLHTGQGYWWLGVLLGLASLAVPVLMITGTLIWLRRRTSMPRMPCDAGWRKADTVILVGSESNTTWSFAATLRTALAKNGHAVHVAPMNGLRASYPSASRVLVLAATYGNGTAPANANRFIERLARFQGTGIDYAVLGFGDRKFRHFCAYAETVEHAMAAHGLKPITGFEPIDRQSAQAFGQWGRRLGAAMGETLELLHQPTQPKTQSYKLIERHDYGIEVQAPTVLLRFAIPAAPSWTQALKSRLGLDGFFAGDLAGIMPPTDPIPRYYSIASRSADGILEICVRKLRGGVCSDYLFGLRPGDSVEAFVRPNPDFRPDTGCQPLILIGAGAGVAPLVGFVRANSRHRPVYLFSGGRDPSSDFLYREELKAQLDAGRLTRLFAVFSRVMGGRYVQHRLLDEAEQLRSLVRQGARFMVCGSAAMGDGVRASLDNVLAPLDLSVERLQSAGRYAEDVY; encoded by the coding sequence ATGCTCCGCTGTCTCCACTCCATTCCCGGGCTGCTCGCCGCACTGGTGGTCAGTTTCATGGCCATCACGGGTGCAGTCCTGTCGCTGCAGCCTCTGGTCGAGCGCGTCTTCGCGCCGGCGGGAAACGAGATGAGTGTTGCCACGCTCGTTGATCGTGTATTGGCGCATCAACCCCAGACCGAGAGCGTCGTTCGCTCAGCGTCGGGTGCAGTGACAGCCTATGTAGCCAATCTTGGCATTGGTATCGATCCCGTTACCGGTGCAAGTCTGGGCCCGGTCGAGCACTCGGCACTTTTCACTTTCTTCACAGAGCTGCATCGTTCGCTGTTTCTGGGCGATGGCGGTCGTGTGGTTGCCGGTGTGGCTGCGGTCGCCATGGTCATTCTGGCTACCAGCGGCATAGCGCTGCTGATCAACCGCATGGGTGGCTGGAAGCAACTCTTCGCAACCGCTCGCGGCACGCTCTCGCAGCGTTTACACGTCGAACTGGCGCGGCTGGCCGTCATCTGTCTGCTACTATCGGCAATGACTGGCGTCTACTTGACATTGGTCACGTTCGGCATAGTCAGCGACGGCGGGCAAGGCTTCGGATTTCCGCCCTACGGCAGCGGCGAGATGCCAGCCCCAATTGCCAGCCTTTCCGCTTTGCAGGAGGTACCGATCAGCGACCTGCGCTCGATAATTTTGCCAATGGCAGATGACACCCAGGATGTGTTCACAGTGACCACCAGCGCTGGCACGGGTTACGTGGATCAGGCCAGCGGCGCACTGCTAGACTTCACCCCCAATGCACCGATGCAGACGCTTTATGAGGCAATCTATACGCTGCACACGGGGCAGGGGTATTGGTGGCTCGGTGTGCTGCTTGGCCTAGCCAGCCTGGCCGTGCCGGTACTGATGATCACAGGCACGCTGATCTGGCTGCGCCGCCGCACCAGCATGCCACGCATGCCCTGCGACGCTGGATGGCGCAAGGCCGACACGGTGATCCTGGTGGGCAGCGAGAGCAATACCACCTGGTCATTTGCCGCCACCCTGCGGACAGCACTGGCAAAGAACGGGCATGCCGTGCATGTGGCGCCCATGAACGGCCTGCGCGCGTCCTATCCCAGCGCTAGCCGGGTACTGGTGCTTGCCGCCACTTATGGCAATGGCACAGCCCCGGCCAATGCCAATCGGTTCATTGAGCGGCTCGCCCGTTTCCAAGGCACCGGTATCGACTACGCCGTATTGGGCTTTGGTGATCGAAAGTTCAGGCACTTTTGCGCCTATGCCGAGACGGTGGAGCATGCCATGGCGGCGCACGGGCTCAAGCCGATCACGGGCTTTGAACCCATTGACCGCCAGTCTGCCCAGGCCTTTGGCCAATGGGGTCGCAGACTGGGCGCCGCCATGGGGGAGACTCTGGAGTTGCTGCATCAGCCGACCCAACCGAAAACCCAGTCCTACAAACTGATCGAACGGCACGACTACGGCATTGAGGTTCAGGCCCCCACGGTCTTGCTGCGCTTCGCGATTCCTGCGGCGCCGAGTTGGACGCAGGCCCTCAAAAGCCGCCTTGGACTGGATGGCTTTTTCGCTGGCGATCTGGCCGGGATCATGCCGCCCACGGACCCGATTCCGCGCTATTATTCCATCGCCTCGCGCTCTGCCGATGGCATTCTGGAAATCTGCGTGCGCAAGCTGCGGGGCGGGGTGTGCTCAGACTACCTGTTTGGATTGCGCCCCGGCGATAGTGTTGAGGCGTTTGTCCGCCCAAATCCGGATTTCCGCCCGGATACCGGATGCCAACCATTGATCCTGATCGGTGCAGGTGCCGGCGTGGCGCCGCTAGTTGGTTTCGTTAGAGCAAATAGTCGCCACCGGCCGGTTTATCTGTTCTCTGGCGGGCGCGACCCGTCCTCTGATTTCCTCTATCGCGAGGAACTGAAAGCGCAATTGGACGCCGGCCGTCTGACTCGTCTATTTGCGGTATTCTCCCGCGTGATGGGCGGGCGATACGTCCAGCATCGCCTGCTGGATGAGGCCGAGCAGTTGCGTAGTCTGGTGCGGCAAGGCGCACGCTTCATGGTGTGTGGCAGCGCAGCCATGGGGGACGGCGTACGTGCCTCGCTCGACAATGTGCTCGCGCCCCTCGACCTAAGCGTGGAGCGTCTGCAAAGTGCGGGTCGATATGCCGAAGATGTCTATTAG
- a CDS encoding DUF2271 domain-containing protein — protein MKKFLAILLLGTALVAPVAAYARDVTIQGQMSSYRGPEAYLAVYLAKPDGSYDSTLYVAGRKSRYYRDLSGWARLAARDATLSLDGITGASIGSGKSFSINLSLADALIDAGYTIHIDSAVEHQGSAADDVVLALDSGQSGSAQSGQGFIGSASVNM, from the coding sequence ATGAAGAAATTTCTCGCCATCCTCCTGCTCGGCACCGCACTCGTCGCCCCTGTGGCGGCCTATGCTCGCGACGTCACCATTCAGGGACAGATGAGCAGTTATCGGGGACCCGAGGCCTATTTGGCCGTATATCTGGCCAAGCCCGATGGCAGCTATGACTCCACCCTCTACGTGGCCGGGCGCAAGTCCAGATACTATCGTGATCTCAGCGGTTGGGCGCGCCTCGCTGCGCGGGACGCAACACTGAGCCTGGATGGCATCACCGGTGCCAGCATCGGCAGCGGCAAAAGCTTTTCCATCAATCTGTCCCTGGCCGATGCGTTGATCGACGCCGGGTACACCATCCATATCGACAGCGCGGTGGAACATCAGGGATCAGCCGCCGACGATGTGGTGCTCGCCCTCGATAGCGGTCAGTCCGGCAGTGCCCAGTCCGGCCAGGGCTTCATTGGCTCTGCAAGCGTCAACATGTAG
- a CDS encoding response regulator transcription factor, translated as MRILLVEDDHVLGAAIRDHLTSGGHGVDWVQRLDDAQSALDTASYELMLLDLNLPDGRGLDLLRRLRRGGDQLPVIITTAQDQIAVRIEGLNSGADDYLVKPFDLSEMMARIAAVSRRYGGQTATQLVLGDVEIDQARRVVLVRGESVALSAREWAVLERLVSRPGAIVSKGEIEESLYAFGAEIESNAVEVYVSRLRKKLGRDLVQTIRGLGYQVSV; from the coding sequence ATGCGCATATTGTTAGTTGAAGACGACCACGTGCTAGGTGCGGCCATTCGCGACCACCTGACGTCTGGCGGTCACGGCGTGGACTGGGTGCAGCGGCTCGATGATGCGCAATCAGCTCTCGATACCGCCAGCTATGAATTGATGCTGCTCGATCTCAACCTGCCCGATGGGCGGGGGCTTGACCTGCTTCGGCGCTTGCGGCGCGGCGGCGACCAGTTGCCGGTCATCATCACCACTGCACAGGATCAGATCGCCGTGCGGATCGAGGGGCTTAATTCGGGGGCTGACGACTATCTGGTCAAGCCGTTCGACCTCAGTGAGATGATGGCTCGCATCGCCGCTGTTTCTCGGCGCTACGGTGGACAGACTGCGACGCAACTGGTTCTGGGTGATGTTGAAATCGATCAGGCACGGCGCGTGGTACTGGTGCGGGGAGAGAGTGTGGCCTTAAGCGCGCGCGAATGGGCGGTGCTGGAACGTTTGGTCAGTCGCCCTGGCGCCATTGTGAGCAAGGGAGAGATTGAGGAATCGCTCTATGCCTTCGGCGCAGAAATCGAAAGCAATGCCGTGGAAGTCTATGTAAGCCGCCTGCGCAAGAAGCTCGGGCGTGATCTGGTTCAGACCATTCGTGGGCTGGGCTATCAGGTGTCGGTATGA
- a CDS encoding ATP-binding protein, translated as MKRRSLTWQLAIGLSLMTGLLWLGAAAISATVMHHAVNEAYDYALRESADRLLPLALHDLREPGERRRPVEAVDEDVGDFSYIIRNRAGAIVLNDGDLPDDILPPVGEHGYFDTRAGRIYANADRRSGVGIVVLEGESERSEALMDGTFGLIVPLAGLLPLVILGVWFALRLALTPLERLRRDLSERGRHNLEPLDPDSYPPELAPIVAETANLLHRLQKALDAERAFAASSAHELRTPIAGALAQTQVLAQELRDHPAALRTAEIERALRRLSSLAERLLQFARLEAGFARSDVHVSLLPIITLITRDFQAMGTPLSLEVAPGADPTGLVNADAFALVLRNMIDNAVRHGTPDSEISVIVAKDGTISVINAGPVVAPETLSSLGRPFTRGHTAASGAGIGLSIVCSVIEQTGGSLSLASPAIGAVDGFEARIRFDQQNRV; from the coding sequence ATGAAGCGGCGCTCTCTGACCTGGCAATTGGCGATTGGGCTGTCCCTGATGACGGGGCTGCTGTGGCTGGGCGCTGCTGCAATCTCGGCGACGGTCATGCACCATGCGGTCAATGAGGCTTACGACTACGCGCTGCGTGAATCCGCAGATCGCTTGTTGCCGCTAGCCCTGCACGATCTGCGCGAGCCCGGGGAACGCCGACGTCCCGTGGAAGCGGTGGACGAGGATGTCGGCGACTTCAGCTACATCATCCGCAACCGCGCAGGCGCAATCGTGCTCAATGATGGCGATCTGCCCGATGACATCCTTCCGCCCGTGGGCGAACATGGCTATTTCGACACAAGAGCGGGTCGCATCTATGCAAATGCCGACCGCCGTTCCGGCGTTGGCATTGTGGTGCTGGAAGGTGAGAGCGAACGCAGTGAAGCGCTGATGGACGGCACCTTTGGTCTGATTGTCCCGCTAGCGGGGCTGCTGCCGCTGGTCATATTGGGTGTCTGGTTTGCGCTACGTCTGGCACTGACCCCGCTAGAGCGGTTGCGCCGCGATCTTTCCGAGCGTGGCCGGCACAATCTCGAACCCCTCGATCCCGATAGCTATCCGCCCGAGCTGGCGCCGATCGTGGCTGAAACTGCAAACCTGCTGCACAGACTGCAAAAGGCGCTCGACGCGGAACGGGCATTTGCAGCCAGCAGCGCCCATGAATTGCGCACGCCGATCGCCGGAGCCCTGGCGCAAACCCAGGTCCTGGCCCAGGAGTTGCGCGACCATCCCGCTGCCCTTCGGACGGCTGAGATCGAGCGGGCGCTGCGCCGTTTGAGTTCGCTAGCGGAGCGGCTGCTGCAATTTGCGCGGCTTGAGGCGGGCTTCGCCCGCAGCGATGTCCATGTATCGCTGCTGCCGATTATCACGTTGATCACCCGGGACTTCCAGGCCATGGGCACGCCGCTTTCGCTGGAAGTTGCTCCTGGTGCCGACCCCACAGGCTTGGTCAATGCCGATGCCTTCGCGTTGGTGCTGCGCAATATGATCGACAACGCCGTGCGTCATGGCACACCGGACAGCGAGATCAGCGTTATCGTCGCCAAAGATGGCACGATCAGTGTCATCAACGCGGGACCGGTTGTCGCCCCCGAGACGCTGTCCAGTCTGGGACGACCGTTCACACGTGGGCACACAGCAGCGTCAGGAGCAGGTATCGGGCTGTCGATTGTCTGCTCGGTCATCGAGCAGACCGGCGGCTCTCTTTCATTGGCTTCACCGGCAATCGGTGCGGTAGATGGCTTTGAGGCCCGCATTCGGTTTGACCAGCAAAACCGCGTCTGA
- a CDS encoding sulfite exporter TauE/SafE family protein, with translation MPIIDPLYSLAGFVVGSIVGVTGVGGGSLMTPLLILLFGVHPTTAIGTDLLFAAATKTAGSTIHGLRRSIDWGVLALLALGSIPGALVSVWALSSSDLDMEGLARWLSTVLGIMLLITAATILFRDRLLSVGQSGKARPRHERVFSTIIFGFVIGVLVSIASIGAGAIGVAVLMIIYPRMPILRIVATDIAHAVPLTLVAGIGHWAIGNVDWSMLVSLLVGSIPGILIASHFAHKIPDLVIRWTLSTVLAVVGCKLLFS, from the coding sequence ATGCCAATTATTGACCCGTTATATTCACTCGCTGGCTTTGTGGTTGGGTCAATAGTTGGGGTGACCGGTGTTGGCGGCGGCTCATTGATGACGCCCTTGCTCATCCTGTTGTTTGGCGTTCATCCAACGACAGCCATCGGCACAGATCTGTTGTTTGCGGCCGCAACCAAGACTGCCGGATCGACCATTCATGGGTTACGCAGATCCATAGATTGGGGTGTGCTCGCATTATTGGCCTTGGGCAGTATCCCTGGGGCCTTGGTCAGTGTTTGGGCACTTTCTTCAAGTGACTTGGATATGGAGGGGCTAGCGCGCTGGCTCTCGACAGTTCTCGGCATCATGCTTTTGATCACCGCGGCGACTATTCTCTTTCGCGACCGACTACTCTCTGTTGGACAAAGCGGCAAAGCCCGACCCCGACATGAGCGAGTTTTCAGCACCATAATATTTGGCTTCGTGATTGGCGTGCTGGTCTCAATTGCTTCAATTGGTGCGGGCGCTATCGGGGTAGCGGTGCTGATGATAATCTACCCACGAATGCCAATCTTGCGCATCGTCGCCACTGATATCGCTCACGCGGTCCCTCTGACCCTGGTGGCAGGTATTGGACACTGGGCAATTGGCAATGTCGATTGGTCGATGCTGGTCTCCCTATTGGTGGGGTCAATCCCAGGCATTCTGATCGCCAGTCATTTTGCGCACAAAATTCCTGACCTCGTCATAAGATGGACATTGAGTACCGTCTTGGCGGTGGTTGGGTGCAAACTCCTTTTCAGTTAG
- a CDS encoding O-antigen ligase family protein, which yields MSQIEISSANATEKGERATTRLSRLNEVTFWVMLGVVALAPIPFGSARGFFWGLLAFIIGTWALIYTIGVVAIWQGLRIGFERFGLQVLLMGIFCLWLVVQILPLDLVPLQLRDGVSVPLSTISVAPDATALMLVRQLTYGLFFILVLQACANETRRSLMFDVLLVITVAYGVFGLVSLQSGDTILGLEKWAYQGYATSTFVNRNSFATFLAMGGALAAARIGKLMADASLHHVNDGRPRNVRSNLIMYGLAYLFLVTVVLSTGSRMGLFVTIIGGAISATIAVRRSKRLAHLALAIPTALAIVVLAFVLYGSRVVERLGGLESSADVRSDLYWQIFEMVRERPFWGYGGGTFELAFPIVHQAPVSSDVVWSMAHNSYLALWVEAGLIFGSLPIIAIGAIAIKIITAVIRRRGNLETQAIALGVIAIGAIHSLVDFSLEIPANTFVFLALLAAGTASTVNLKVTK from the coding sequence ATGAGCCAGATCGAAATCAGTTCTGCCAATGCCACAGAAAAAGGCGAGCGGGCGACTACGCGATTGAGCCGGCTTAACGAAGTGACTTTTTGGGTCATGCTTGGTGTTGTGGCGCTTGCTCCAATTCCCTTCGGAAGTGCGAGGGGCTTCTTTTGGGGACTTTTGGCCTTTATTATCGGAACATGGGCGCTGATTTACACAATCGGCGTGGTCGCAATTTGGCAAGGCCTAAGGATCGGCTTTGAGCGATTTGGACTACAGGTGTTGCTCATGGGTATTTTTTGTTTGTGGCTGGTTGTCCAAATCCTGCCGCTTGACCTTGTTCCGCTACAATTAAGAGATGGGGTGTCTGTGCCCCTATCCACCATCAGCGTCGCGCCGGATGCAACGGCCCTTATGTTGGTCCGGCAACTAACTTACGGGCTATTTTTTATCCTTGTCTTGCAAGCGTGTGCCAACGAAACACGGCGAAGCCTGATGTTTGATGTGCTCTTGGTGATCACGGTTGCCTACGGGGTTTTTGGCCTGGTCAGCCTTCAGTCAGGTGACACAATTCTGGGGCTCGAAAAGTGGGCCTATCAGGGCTATGCCACCAGCACATTCGTCAACCGCAATTCCTTTGCGACGTTCCTGGCAATGGGCGGCGCGCTCGCGGCTGCACGAATAGGCAAATTGATGGCAGATGCATCTTTGCATCACGTCAATGATGGCCGACCGCGCAATGTGCGCAGCAATTTAATAATGTACGGTCTGGCCTATCTCTTTTTGGTAACGGTCGTGCTGTCGACTGGCTCACGCATGGGCTTGTTTGTAACGATCATTGGGGGAGCCATCAGCGCAACGATAGCGGTGCGGCGGTCCAAGCGCCTGGCGCATCTTGCGCTTGCCATCCCAACCGCTCTGGCAATCGTCGTCTTGGCGTTTGTGTTGTATGGCTCGCGGGTAGTAGAGCGACTTGGCGGTTTGGAATCCAGTGCAGACGTCAGATCAGATCTCTATTGGCAAATTTTCGAGATGGTGCGCGAAAGACCTTTTTGGGGCTATGGCGGGGGCACCTTTGAACTTGCCTTCCCTATTGTTCATCAGGCTCCAGTCAGCTCGGATGTGGTGTGGTCCATGGCCCACAATTCCTATTTGGCCCTATGGGTAGAAGCTGGTCTGATATTTGGCTCGCTCCCAATCATTGCGATCGGCGCGATTGCCATAAAGATAATTACGGCAGTAATTCGCAGGCGTGGAAACCTGGAAACACAGGCAATTGCATTGGGCGTCATAGCTATCGGGGCTATTCATTCGTTGGTTGATTTCAGCCTGGAAATCCCGGCCAATACATTCGTTTTTTTGGCCCTTCTGGCAGCGGGAACCGCATCTACCGTCAATCTTAAAGTGACCAAATAG
- a CDS encoding metallophosphoesterase family protein yields the protein MHGFLQSIFGTKPHCPPRQHLSAPTLPSAIYAIGDVHGCLALLHLLHKRILADCADIPGEKWLVYLGDYVDRGPNSAGVLDELLSPLPSDVRKITLAGNHEIMMLEFLDNPAPKSRWLQFGGTETLASYGIDANVLMARSKKDRQSLLASHIPTEHVELMRTLPLTLSVPGTVFVHAGLRPGVPVHQQSEDDALWIREQFLTAPAVEGRTVVHGHTPGADPVVEPGRICVDTGAFATGVLTAAKLTPTEPIRFIRT from the coding sequence GTGCACGGTTTTTTGCAGTCTATTTTTGGGACGAAGCCACATTGTCCGCCTCGTCAACATCTTTCTGCCCCAACATTACCGAGCGCTATCTACGCTATTGGTGATGTGCATGGTTGCCTTGCGCTGCTGCATCTTCTGCATAAACGTATTTTGGCGGACTGTGCCGATATTCCAGGTGAAAAATGGCTTGTGTATCTGGGGGACTATGTCGACCGTGGACCCAATTCAGCTGGCGTGTTGGATGAACTGCTATCGCCCCTACCCTCTGACGTTCGAAAGATAACTTTGGCAGGAAACCACGAAATTATGATGCTGGAGTTTCTCGACAATCCCGCTCCCAAGAGCCGTTGGCTGCAGTTCGGGGGCACTGAAACACTCGCTTCATATGGTATTGATGCCAACGTATTAATGGCCCGTTCTAAAAAAGACCGACAGAGCCTTCTTGCAAGTCATATTCCCACTGAACATGTCGAGCTCATGCGCACACTGCCTCTTACGTTGTCGGTTCCCGGGACAGTATTTGTGCATGCTGGTCTTCGGCCTGGTGTTCCCGTACATCAGCAATCTGAAGATGACGCACTCTGGATCCGTGAGCAATTTCTGACTGCCCCGGCGGTCGAAGGGCGCACAGTTGTGCATGGGCACACTCCAGGGGCTGACCCCGTTGTTGAGCCAGGCCGCATCTGCGTTGATACTGGTGCTTTCGCAACTGGCGTTCTTACCGCTGCAAAGTTAACCCCTACCGAACCCATCCGATTTATACGTACCTGA
- a CDS encoding GumC family protein, with the protein MEESEIDLRGLLGVLRRQLRLILVTLVAVVAAAVIGAFALTPVFSASALILVDPSGKNLLDPQSEFSSAGADSARIDSEVEILRSDSILLRVVSSQQLVADSEFGPSLGWRERLMAFLRLSDQQLPTGEDALNGTLSKLRNAVQVQRRGLTYLISVQAKSTNPETSARLANALADAYISEQLNSKIGSVLASRDILNARVNQARAAIVDSESSFDGFIEGNIDRISKESGSANLAQIQREIEALSAARQNDSALAAAARASLEQEDFQTLVATLQSDALSSLQAQREQLSATLANADSDSPAAADLRNQLAQINESLLNEARSQVDSLQSTVSLSEQREESLRQDLRSQVLRTNLSADVLTEIYSLQQSSEIARAQYQTLLSRVQDLDTQANLQVADSRIVSPALSPQSPAFPNRRLIIVLAGLFGLGLGVALAFLYENLIGGFTSEEQIEAVLKTRFASAVPLQNNKGDNQSYADLLIDKPLSIYAESIRRIRLTLDKPGARALGIRNGTQSKHAKCQVVMVSSAAPNDGKSTVALALARSYSLTGQSTLLIDCDLRKPSLHRHLNLSPSKGLQEFLGSSDEDNQVIKEIMATDPLLPSLNVILGDRQNQLPTDQLLAGVTFGRLIEAARKTFDVVIIDTPPVGPVVDGLYIAPFADVIVFVARWAATSQTDAKRAIESLRASKNPETEIVAVLNQQNESRSSYKQKYGQYYTAAY; encoded by the coding sequence ATGGAAGAATCTGAGATCGACCTTCGCGGCTTGCTGGGCGTGCTTCGTCGTCAGCTTCGCCTGATCCTTGTCACTCTGGTCGCAGTGGTTGCAGCAGCAGTCATTGGCGCGTTTGCGTTGACGCCTGTGTTTTCCGCTTCGGCACTTATTCTTGTTGATCCAAGTGGTAAAAATCTACTGGACCCTCAATCCGAATTCTCCAGCGCCGGTGCAGATAGCGCACGTATAGACAGTGAAGTGGAAATACTGCGTTCGGACAGTATTCTTTTGCGTGTAGTTTCATCTCAGCAGCTTGTCGCTGACAGTGAATTTGGTCCCTCTCTGGGCTGGCGTGAGCGCCTAATGGCTTTCTTGCGTCTTTCAGATCAGCAGCTGCCAACAGGGGAAGATGCTCTCAATGGCACGCTATCCAAACTTCGCAACGCAGTGCAAGTGCAGCGGCGTGGACTGACATACCTGATCTCAGTGCAGGCAAAGTCTACAAATCCCGAGACTTCCGCGCGCCTCGCTAACGCTCTGGCCGATGCGTATATCTCGGAGCAGCTGAACTCTAAGATCGGTAGCGTCTTAGCATCTCGAGACATCTTGAACGCCAGGGTGAATCAAGCCCGCGCGGCAATCGTGGATTCCGAGAGCTCGTTCGACGGTTTCATCGAAGGCAATATTGATCGGATCAGCAAAGAGAGTGGGTCCGCAAATCTCGCCCAGATTCAACGCGAAATTGAAGCGTTGTCTGCAGCTCGGCAGAACGACTCTGCGTTGGCCGCTGCTGCTCGGGCAAGCCTTGAACAAGAGGATTTCCAAACTCTGGTCGCAACACTGCAGTCTGATGCACTATCCAGTCTGCAAGCCCAACGCGAACAGCTTAGCGCTACATTAGCTAATGCAGATTCAGATTCGCCCGCCGCTGCTGACTTGCGCAACCAACTCGCTCAGATCAACGAAAGCCTCCTAAATGAAGCACGCTCTCAGGTAGATAGCCTGCAAAGCACGGTATCGCTTTCTGAGCAACGAGAAGAATCTCTTCGCCAAGATCTGCGAAGTCAGGTGCTTAGGACAAATCTGTCTGCAGACGTGTTGACTGAAATCTATAGTTTGCAGCAAAGCTCCGAAATAGCTCGCGCCCAGTACCAAACGTTACTGTCTCGTGTTCAAGATCTGGACACCCAAGCCAATCTCCAAGTTGCGGACAGCCGTATTGTGTCTCCTGCTCTCTCACCCCAATCGCCTGCGTTCCCCAATCGCAGGCTGATTATTGTCTTGGCTGGTCTGTTCGGTCTGGGCCTCGGTGTCGCCTTGGCCTTCTTGTATGAAAACTTGATTGGTGGCTTTACAAGCGAAGAGCAAATCGAAGCAGTGCTTAAAACCCGATTTGCATCAGCAGTGCCGCTTCAGAACAACAAGGGTGACAATCAGAGCTATGCAGATCTGCTGATTGACAAGCCACTTTCCATCTACGCTGAATCGATCAGGCGAATTCGGCTCACACTTGACAAACCTGGTGCGCGAGCACTGGGCATCCGCAACGGCACTCAATCCAAACACGCCAAATGTCAGGTGGTCATGGTCAGCTCAGCGGCGCCGAATGACGGCAAAAGCACAGTGGCACTGGCCTTGGCTCGCTCCTATAGCCTCACCGGACAAAGCACACTTTTGATTGACTGCGACCTTCGCAAGCCCAGTCTACATCGCCATCTAAATCTTAGCCCATCAAAAGGCTTACAGGAGTTTTTGGGCTCATCGGACGAAGACAATCAAGTCATCAAAGAAATTATGGCCACTGACCCGCTACTGCCAAGCCTTAACGTGATCCTGGGCGACCGGCAGAACCAGCTGCCGACCGACCAATTGCTGGCGGGCGTCACATTCGGACGATTGATTGAGGCCGCACGCAAAACATTTGATGTCGTGATCATCGACACCCCACCAGTTGGTCCGGTAGTGGATGGGCTTTATATCGCCCCATTTGCTGACGTCATTGTCTTTGTGGCGCGATGGGCTGCGACTTCCCAGACAGACGCAAAGAGAGCGATCGAAAGCTTGCGCGCTTCAAAAAACCCGGAGACGGAAATTGTAGCTGTGCTTAATCAGCAAAATGAATCCAGATCCAGCTACAAGCAAAAATACGGGCAGTATTACACTGCCGCATACTAA